In Alicyclobacillus macrosporangiidus CPP55, a single window of DNA contains:
- a CDS encoding Lrp/AsnC family transcriptional regulator, with protein MSFELKSILDEVSWRILIELQNDARLSYSELGRRLNMSAPAVAERVRRLEEDGIITGYHIAVDPFKLGATMMVSIRMTTSGGNYDRLTETIQHMDEILECHRLTGSDCFIMKAVVSSIGHLEDLIKRLIPFGSVNTSVVLSSPVKHRTITGPISDPRIT; from the coding sequence GTGAGTTTCGAATTGAAAAGTATACTTGATGAGGTGAGTTGGAGAATTTTAATTGAGCTTCAGAATGATGCCCGTTTGTCGTACAGCGAACTGGGGCGACGCCTCAATATGTCGGCGCCGGCCGTTGCGGAACGTGTAAGGAGATTGGAGGAAGATGGGATTATTACCGGCTATCATATAGCGGTTGACCCGTTTAAGCTTGGTGCGACGATGATGGTGTCCATTCGGATGACAACATCCGGTGGCAATTACGATCGACTGACAGAGACCATTCAGCATATGGATGAAATCCTCGAGTGCCACCGCTTGACCGGGAGTGACTGCTTTATCATGAAAGCCGTCGTATCTTCCATTGGCCATTTGGAAGATCTGATCAAACGCCTCATTCCATTTGGCTCAGTGAATACTTCTGTCGTTTTGTCGTCGCCAGTCAAGCATCGAACCATCACTGGGCCTATCAGCGATCCACGAATAACGTAA
- a CDS encoding alpha/beta hydrolase, whose product MISARIKLNNILKEIFMGLRPHVKSFLESIPKEDSTLISNVIELRRNQMSRVIPANQRPYVWHVEDISIPAQEREIPIRIYTPNTQQLLPLLVYFHGGGFCIGSLESHDVICRRLANELGWKVIAVDYRLAPENPFPAGVEDCYAVTKWCAENASYLNVNPSVIAVGGDSSGGNFATVVTLMARDRGTPSICKQVLICPNTDFYQSHIPTKYASYAECGSKYLTTERGISQFWSWYIQNTNLACHPYVSPVQATDLTDLPPALIITAEYDPLRDEGEAYARRLDESGVPVIAIRYEGTIHGFLGVFADNEEGREAYSAIRQFLTSSK is encoded by the coding sequence TTGATATCGGCTAGAATAAAGTTAAATAATATTTTGAAGGAGATCTTTATGGGACTTCGTCCGCATGTTAAATCATTTTTAGAGTCGATTCCGAAGGAAGACTCTACACTGATATCAAACGTAATAGAGTTACGCCGTAACCAAATGTCAAGAGTTATTCCTGCCAATCAGCGACCTTACGTCTGGCATGTTGAAGATATATCCATTCCTGCCCAAGAGCGGGAGATTCCTATCCGCATTTACACTCCCAACACTCAACAGCTACTTCCACTGCTTGTGTACTTTCATGGTGGGGGATTTTGTATTGGCAGTCTTGAGAGTCATGACGTGATATGTCGTCGTTTGGCAAATGAGTTAGGTTGGAAAGTTATTGCCGTAGACTACAGACTCGCTCCAGAAAACCCATTTCCCGCAGGAGTGGAAGACTGCTATGCAGTGACAAAATGGTGCGCTGAAAATGCATCTTACTTGAACGTGAACCCCTCAGTAATTGCGGTTGGAGGAGACAGTTCTGGCGGGAACTTTGCAACGGTTGTAACTTTGATGGCACGTGACCGAGGAACTCCTTCTATTTGTAAACAGGTGTTGATTTGTCCTAACACGGATTTTTACCAATCCCATATTCCAACGAAATATGCATCCTATGCTGAATGTGGTTCAAAGTATCTCACAACTGAACGAGGTATTAGTCAATTTTGGTCATGGTACATACAAAATACTAACTTAGCTTGTCATCCTTATGTATCACCAGTGCAGGCAACAGACTTAACCGATTTACCTCCTGCGCTTATCATTACTGCAGAGTACGATCCATTAAGGGACGAAGGAGAAGCGTACGCTCGCAGACTTGACGAATCGGGTGTGCCTGTTATAGCAATCCGATATGAGGGCACAATTCACGGATTTTTGGGGGTTTTTGCAGATAACGAAGAGGGGCGAGAAGCCTATTCAGCGATTAGACAGTTTCTTACAAGTTCAAAATGA
- a CDS encoding sodium:solute symporter family protein produces MNSALIVILLVLLLSIYLGVQARRGKTMNLEQWSTAGRSFGTLFVFLLSAGEIYTTFTFLGGSGWAYGKGGPTFYILWYGALAYILSYWLLPAIWRYAKQHNLLSQSDFFVAKYNSPALGVLVSLIGIIAMIPYLVTQLKGLGAIMQIASYGSISSTLAVWIGVIAVTIYVMASGVHGTAWTAVLKDGLVLVVVVFLGIYLPVHYYGGIGQMFHAIDQAKPGYLTLPAKGNSVYWFISTVLLTALGFYTWPHAFQAVYTAKNEQTFRRNAMVFPLYQLILLFVFFVGFAAILTVKPPLQGSAGDNSLLVLSVQTFPKWVVGLIGASGLLCAIVPGSLLLTTSATMISKNLYKVINPKASDESVSRLAHCLVPVVALIALYFTFNGQSIVALLLMGYSLVTQFFPAIVFSFMKRNPITKWGAIFGILAGELVVAYTTITSKTVGLLLPFMPQWVKDLNIGIVAMVVNLIVTFAVSAFTRSAGAQARSAVNA; encoded by the coding sequence GTGAACAGCGCCCTGATTGTGATCCTTCTGGTTCTTCTGTTGTCCATCTACCTCGGTGTACAGGCTCGCCGCGGCAAGACGATGAATCTGGAGCAATGGAGCACGGCTGGCCGCAGTTTCGGCACCCTGTTTGTGTTCCTGCTGTCGGCGGGCGAGATCTACACCACCTTCACCTTCCTCGGCGGCAGCGGCTGGGCGTACGGCAAGGGCGGCCCGACGTTCTACATTTTGTGGTACGGGGCGCTGGCGTACATCCTGTCGTACTGGCTTTTGCCCGCCATCTGGCGCTACGCGAAACAACACAACCTGCTGTCGCAATCGGACTTCTTCGTCGCGAAGTACAACAGCCCGGCGCTCGGGGTGCTCGTCTCTCTCATTGGCATCATCGCGATGATCCCGTATCTCGTGACACAGCTGAAGGGCCTCGGCGCCATCATGCAGATCGCCTCCTACGGCAGCATCTCGTCGACGCTGGCCGTGTGGATCGGCGTGATCGCGGTCACCATCTACGTCATGGCCTCCGGTGTGCACGGCACGGCGTGGACGGCGGTGCTGAAGGACGGCCTGGTACTGGTGGTCGTGGTGTTCCTCGGCATCTACCTGCCGGTGCACTACTACGGCGGTATCGGCCAGATGTTCCACGCGATTGACCAGGCGAAGCCCGGCTACCTGACGCTGCCGGCCAAGGGCAACAGCGTGTACTGGTTCATCTCGACGGTGCTGTTGACGGCCCTCGGCTTCTACACCTGGCCACACGCGTTCCAGGCGGTGTACACCGCGAAGAACGAGCAGACGTTCCGGCGCAACGCGATGGTGTTTCCGCTGTACCAGTTGATTCTGTTGTTCGTCTTCTTCGTCGGCTTCGCGGCCATCCTGACGGTGAAGCCGCCGCTGCAGGGTTCGGCGGGGGACAACTCGCTGTTGGTCCTGTCGGTGCAGACCTTCCCGAAATGGGTCGTCGGTCTCATTGGCGCGTCGGGCCTGTTGTGCGCGATTGTTCCCGGGTCGCTGCTGTTGACGACGAGCGCGACGATGATCTCGAAAAACCTGTACAAGGTCATCAATCCAAAGGCGTCCGATGAGAGCGTGTCCCGCCTGGCTCACTGTCTGGTGCCGGTGGTGGCCTTGATTGCCCTGTACTTCACGTTCAACGGCCAGAGTATCGTGGCGCTGCTGCTCATGGGCTACAGCCTGGTGACGCAGTTCTTCCCGGCCATCGTGTTCAGTTTCATGAAGCGCAATCCCATCACCAAGTGGGGCGCAATCTTTGGCATCCTGGCCGGCGAGCTGGTGGTCGCCTACACGACCATCACCAGCAAGACGGTGGGTCTCCTGCTGCCGTTCATGCCGCAGTGGGTGAAGGACCTGAACATCGGCATTGTGGCGATGGTGGTCAACCTGATCGTGACGTTCGCCGTGAGCGCGTTCACCCGAAGCGCCGGCGCACAGGCTCGGTCGGCGGTGAACGCGTAA
- a CDS encoding alpha/beta fold hydrolase — MSINYKVIGEGYPVVMLHGWTLDHQVLLHAMEPIFEKRNGWKRIYIDLPGMGRSEPQPSIQNSDGMLETVLHFLDNVIPNEQLVVCGYSYGGLIARGIVHLRRNLVRGLLLIAPVIVSEPAERVLPEQQILRRDPILISRLSSEDAAEFESVAVLQGQQEWERFREEILIPSRNANHEFLDRVRQNGYGFTFDIDANSPPFEHPTLIITGRQDHVVGFQDAWRLIENYPRGTFAVLDMAGHNLQIEQPDVFRALVDNWLDRLESGPLKEYRSK, encoded by the coding sequence TTGTCGATCAATTATAAGGTCATTGGAGAAGGATATCCTGTTGTCATGCTGCATGGTTGGACCTTGGACCATCAGGTGTTACTCCATGCGATGGAACCAATATTCGAGAAACGGAATGGTTGGAAGCGGATATATATAGATTTACCAGGTATGGGTCGTTCTGAGCCTCAGCCGTCCATCCAGAACTCTGATGGAATGCTGGAAACCGTTTTACACTTTCTTGACAATGTCATTCCGAATGAACAATTAGTGGTTTGCGGCTATTCATATGGAGGGCTTATTGCTCGCGGTATAGTTCATTTACGCAGAAACTTAGTCCGTGGCCTTTTGCTCATTGCTCCGGTGATTGTTTCGGAACCCGCTGAAAGAGTCTTGCCTGAGCAGCAGATTTTAAGGAGGGACCCCATTCTAATATCCCGGTTGTCATCGGAAGATGCTGCCGAATTTGAATCGGTGGCAGTATTACAGGGGCAACAAGAGTGGGAGAGGTTCCGTGAAGAAATCTTGATCCCTTCTAGAAACGCTAATCACGAGTTTTTAGATCGAGTTCGCCAAAACGGCTATGGATTCACGTTTGATATCGATGCCAACTCACCCCCATTTGAGCATCCAACGTTGATTATTACTGGCCGACAGGATCACGTTGTCGGGTTCCAGGATGCGTGGCGATTGATTGAAAATTATCCAAGAGGGACCTTTGCAGTGCTTGACATGGCAGGTCATAACCTGCAGATTGAGCAGCCGGATGTCTTTAGGGCATTGGTGGACAACTGGCTCGACAGACTTGAGTCAGGGCCTTTAAAGGAATATCGGTCCAAGTGA
- a CDS encoding Zn-dependent hydrolase: MVEVNRQRLWDRLMALAEIGRQPDGGVTRLAFTPEWRRAKERVAGFMREAGLEVREDTVGNLIGRWPGRRPELPVVLTGSHLDSVFHGGNFDGPLGVLAAVEALQTLRENGIETDHPVEVVSFTDEEGARFRFGMTGSRAVAGTLTAEDLEHRDADGVSIAEAMRAYGLDPAAFREAARSKGSVKAYVELHIEQGRVLENAGLAVGVVSGMAGPLWLRFTVEGEAGHAGATPMNLRRDPLVGAAAIVQAIEAECRRHAHTVGTVGQLQVHPGGVNIIPGRVEFTLDLRDVDEAERDSAEAAILAEARAVCAARGLGLTVETLQRIPPVPCAPAIQRIIGDACGQLGMRSITLVSGAGHDGMQLRDLCPVGMVFVRSKDGISHDPAEYTSPEDCAAGADVLMHTLLQLASEAVQV, from the coding sequence ATGGTTGAGGTGAATCGGCAGCGATTGTGGGACCGGCTGATGGCCCTGGCCGAGATCGGCCGCCAGCCGGACGGCGGGGTGACCCGGTTGGCGTTTACCCCGGAGTGGAGGCGAGCGAAGGAGCGCGTGGCGGGCTTCATGCGTGAAGCCGGCTTGGAGGTGCGGGAGGACACCGTCGGCAACCTGATTGGGCGCTGGCCCGGCCGGCGGCCGGAGTTACCGGTGGTCTTGACGGGATCGCACCTGGATTCGGTGTTTCACGGCGGGAACTTCGATGGTCCGCTCGGTGTGTTGGCGGCGGTGGAGGCCCTGCAGACCCTTCGGGAGAACGGGATCGAGACCGATCACCCGGTGGAGGTCGTCTCCTTTACGGATGAGGAGGGGGCGCGCTTCCGGTTCGGCATGACCGGCAGCCGTGCTGTGGCCGGGACGCTGACCGCCGAGGATCTGGAGCATCGGGACGCGGATGGCGTGTCCATCGCGGAGGCGATGCGGGCGTATGGGCTCGATCCGGCGGCTTTCCGGGAGGCGGCGAGATCGAAGGGATCCGTCAAGGCCTACGTGGAGCTGCATATCGAGCAGGGCCGGGTGTTGGAGAACGCCGGCTTGGCCGTCGGCGTGGTCAGCGGGATGGCAGGGCCCCTGTGGCTCAGGTTTACCGTCGAGGGCGAGGCTGGCCACGCCGGCGCGACGCCGATGAACCTTCGGCGCGATCCGCTCGTCGGCGCGGCGGCCATCGTTCAGGCCATCGAGGCGGAGTGTCGCCGCCACGCTCACACGGTCGGCACCGTCGGCCAGCTGCAGGTGCACCCGGGCGGCGTGAACATCATCCCGGGGCGGGTGGAGTTCACGCTGGATTTGCGCGACGTGGACGAAGCGGAGCGGGACTCGGCGGAGGCCGCCATCCTGGCGGAGGCGCGCGCGGTCTGCGCCGCGCGCGGACTTGGGCTGACGGTGGAGACGCTGCAGCGCATCCCGCCAGTACCGTGCGCGCCCGCCATCCAGCGCATCATCGGAGACGCCTGCGGGCAGCTCGGGATGCGGTCCATCACGTTGGTCAGCGGCGCTGGGCATGACGGCATGCAATTGCGCGATCTGTGCCCGGTCGGCATGGTCTTCGTGCGTTCCAAGGACGGCATCAGCCACGACCCGGCCGAATACACATCTCCGGAGGACTGCGCCGCGGGGGCGGACGTTCTGATGCACACCCTTTTGCAGTTGGCCTCCGAGGCGGTACAGGTCTGA
- a CDS encoding nucleotidyltransferase domain-containing protein has product MIEWDLWVNRLRKVEPSAVAILLFGSRALGNEGPYSDVDLRVITAREPEVRDRIYFEEYGGRLVHFSIGSRSISELMRLCQDPERWAWMKPTYTSAKVLWDSTGIFDVLNQIIEANTPKRYPYVEDLQYALETLVEYVTKVKNAHAAADFARAAYFAQKVGEYAWRTCRTYSESPRLMAGESQAFEDRLEIGKDIPGYVENIEVCLGLRPHTRTIDDILFASVRLAVGVVDWIHTVAPRLEISVSLLELLDLGKVRQYLLQDNVR; this is encoded by the coding sequence ATGATTGAATGGGATCTGTGGGTGAATCGCCTAAGAAAAGTGGAACCATCCGCCGTGGCGATATTGTTGTTCGGTAGCCGAGCCCTCGGAAACGAGGGTCCGTATAGCGATGTGGATCTTCGAGTGATTACGGCTCGTGAGCCTGAGGTACGTGACCGAATCTATTTCGAGGAGTATGGTGGACGGCTTGTCCATTTTTCCATCGGCAGCCGGTCTATTTCTGAGTTGATGCGTCTTTGCCAGGACCCTGAGCGTTGGGCATGGATGAAACCGACTTATACCTCGGCCAAAGTGTTGTGGGACTCCACTGGGATCTTCGATGTGTTGAATCAGATCATCGAGGCGAACACGCCGAAGCGTTATCCCTACGTGGAAGACTTACAGTATGCTCTCGAGACCCTTGTCGAGTACGTTACGAAGGTAAAAAACGCTCATGCTGCGGCGGATTTCGCTCGTGCAGCCTATTTCGCCCAGAAGGTCGGCGAGTACGCATGGCGCACATGCCGAACATATAGTGAATCTCCACGTCTCATGGCTGGGGAGTCCCAAGCATTTGAGGACCGACTTGAGATTGGGAAAGATATTCCTGGATATGTCGAAAACATCGAGGTTTGTCTAGGATTACGGCCACACACCCGAACCATCGACGACATTCTATTCGCCAGTGTCAGACTTGCTGTGGGGGTAGTGGACTGGATTCACACAGTGGCTCCACGTCTAGAGATCTCCGTTTCCCTCCTTGAATTACTGGATTTGGGGAAGGTTCGACAGTACCTTCTGCAGGACAATGTGCGGTAG
- a CDS encoding DUF3311 domain-containing protein, translating into MGVKWLAALPFLALIVGMFFANRTEPYVLGMPFILFWTVLWVVLTSVIMFIVYRTDPVNRGGDRS; encoded by the coding sequence ATCGGTGTGAAGTGGCTCGCGGCGCTGCCGTTTCTGGCCTTGATTGTGGGGATGTTTTTCGCCAATCGCACCGAGCCGTACGTGCTCGGGATGCCGTTCATCCTGTTCTGGACCGTGTTGTGGGTGGTGTTGACGTCGGTCATCATGTTCATCGTGTACAGGACGGACCCGGTGAACCGAGGAGGTGACCGCTCGTGA
- a CDS encoding DMT family transporter, with translation MSILETCWVLGAALCRASQMTLTKKMTDGKQVDSGALTTIQLGVVAIGSGVVSMFQHPSLTGLTLSFWLITGYLAVFATMFAFFIQMTMIRRTSPARVAVLMSSEPVFAAVCSVLLLGEHLSVVEMVGGLCIVAAMLWGRRIS, from the coding sequence ATGTCAATCTTGGAGACTTGCTGGGTTCTGGGAGCGGCACTCTGTCGAGCGAGCCAAATGACGTTGACGAAGAAAATGACGGACGGGAAACAGGTGGATTCCGGGGCGCTCACCACTATCCAGCTTGGCGTCGTTGCGATTGGATCCGGCGTTGTGAGTATGTTTCAACACCCATCTCTTACAGGCTTAACGCTTTCGTTTTGGCTCATCACAGGGTATCTTGCAGTTTTTGCAACGATGTTCGCATTTTTCATCCAGATGACTATGATTCGGCGGACGTCGCCCGCTCGAGTGGCGGTTCTGATGAGTAGTGAGCCTGTATTTGCGGCCGTGTGTTCCGTGCTGCTTCTTGGAGAACATCTCTCCGTTGTAGAGATGGTGGGTGGGTTGTGTATCGTGGCCGCCATGCTATGGGGGAGGAGGATTTCTTAA
- a CDS encoding M20 family metallopeptidase gives MSTQIQDLPALVDSVKEDVVRWRRHLHMNPELSFQEEKTSQFVYDTLASFGAFELSRPTKTSVVARLIGSQPGPVLALRADMDALPITEENTFEFVSKNPGVMHACGHDGHTAMLLATAKVLAGLKDRIRGEVRFFFQHAEELFPGGAEEMVKAGVTDGVDAVVGAHLWASERVGRVLVKAGALMAAPDAFYITIKGKGGHAAHPNETVDPIVIGSQVVLNLQHIASRNVDPLDPIVVSVCQFHGGTAHNIIPNTVELVGTVRTLNPKLRERVPELMERIIRGVTSAHGADYEFRYEKGYRPVLNDEAVTSKVREALLEAFGDDLVQEATPTMGGEDFSAFQAAVPGTFFFIGAGNPDKGIVYPHHHPRFTIDEDALPVGVAAFVQIVAKFNGLA, from the coding sequence ATGTCCACACAGATTCAGGATCTGCCGGCGTTGGTCGATTCGGTGAAGGAGGATGTGGTCCGCTGGCGGCGGCACCTGCACATGAACCCGGAGCTGTCGTTCCAGGAGGAGAAGACCTCCCAGTTCGTGTACGACACGCTGGCGTCCTTCGGCGCCTTCGAGCTGTCGCGGCCGACCAAGACCAGCGTGGTGGCCCGGCTCATCGGCAGCCAGCCCGGACCCGTGCTCGCATTGCGTGCCGACATGGATGCACTGCCCATCACGGAGGAGAACACGTTCGAGTTTGTCTCCAAGAACCCGGGCGTGATGCACGCCTGCGGCCACGATGGCCACACGGCGATGCTCCTCGCGACGGCGAAGGTCCTGGCCGGGCTCAAGGATCGCATTCGCGGCGAGGTGCGCTTCTTCTTCCAGCACGCAGAGGAGCTGTTCCCGGGCGGCGCGGAGGAGATGGTCAAGGCGGGGGTCACCGATGGCGTGGACGCGGTGGTCGGCGCGCACCTGTGGGCGTCCGAGCGGGTCGGCAGGGTGCTCGTCAAGGCGGGTGCGCTGATGGCAGCTCCGGACGCCTTTTATATCACCATCAAGGGCAAGGGCGGCCACGCAGCGCATCCGAACGAGACGGTCGATCCGATTGTCATCGGGTCCCAAGTGGTCCTCAATCTGCAGCATATCGCCTCGCGCAATGTCGATCCGCTGGATCCCATCGTGGTCTCCGTCTGCCAGTTCCACGGCGGTACGGCTCACAACATCATCCCGAATACGGTGGAGCTCGTCGGCACCGTGCGCACCCTCAATCCGAAGTTGCGCGAGCGGGTGCCGGAGCTGATGGAACGCATCATTCGGGGCGTGACCTCGGCCCACGGGGCGGACTACGAGTTCCGCTACGAGAAGGGCTACCGCCCGGTGCTCAACGACGAGGCGGTCACCAGCAAGGTGCGCGAAGCGTTGCTCGAGGCCTTCGGTGACGACCTCGTCCAGGAGGCGACGCCGACCATGGGCGGCGAGGACTTCTCCGCCTTCCAGGCGGCGGTGCCGGGGACGTTCTTCTTCATCGGCGCGGGCAATCCGGACAAGGGCATCGTGTATCCGCATCACCATCCCCGCTTCACCATCGACGAGGACGCGCTGCCGGTGGGCGTCGCGGCGTTTGTGCAGATTGTCGCCAAGTTCAACGGACTGGCGTGA
- a CDS encoding DUF523 domain-containing protein, whose protein sequence is MKVVSACLAGCKCRYDQRAATGHDIEAMVRSGEAISVCPEQMGGLPTPRNPAEVVGGDGFYVLDGRAKVIDSQGNGVTDEFIRCAEQALRLAQMVVEVVFRKVCVQKTAAVF, encoded by the coding sequence ATGAAGGTAGTCAGCGCATGCTTGGCAGGATGTAAATGTCGATACGACCAAAGAGCAGCGACGGGCCACGATATTGAGGCGATGGTTCGTTCAGGAGAGGCGATATCAGTCTGCCCTGAGCAAATGGGAGGTCTACCTACGCCAAGGAATCCCGCCGAAGTTGTCGGCGGTGACGGATTTTATGTGCTCGACGGGAGAGCCAAGGTCATCGACTCACAGGGCAATGGTGTTACCGATGAATTTATTCGTTGTGCTGAACAGGCACTTCGACTTGCACAAATGGTAGTTGAGGTGGTGTTCCGCAAAGTCTGCGTGCAAAAAACCGCTGCGGTTTTCTGA
- a CDS encoding GNAT family N-acetyltransferase: MNELLTFRLATPSDDELIHTITQDAWEEYRHVPGSSSAFDETPEQIRTALMNGSIQAAIGLFHGEPVLSVRFRLTDHLYFSRLAVRRAYQGRGYARLVLRWMEGFAKENGINELRCTVRASIPRNVYLYESIGYRIIDEQIVVKSPDVHLVVWTMAKSI; this comes from the coding sequence ATGAACGAACTACTAACATTCCGACTTGCCACCCCATCCGACGACGAACTGATTCACACGATAACACAAGATGCCTGGGAGGAGTACAGACACGTCCCTGGATCCTCCAGCGCATTTGATGAAACACCGGAACAGATTCGAACGGCGCTGATGAATGGTTCAATTCAGGCTGCGATTGGCCTCTTTCACGGAGAACCGGTACTTTCCGTACGCTTCCGACTTACAGACCATCTTTACTTTTCACGTTTGGCAGTTCGTAGAGCCTATCAAGGCCGAGGATACGCCCGATTGGTACTCAGGTGGATGGAGGGCTTTGCGAAAGAGAATGGGATCAACGAGCTCCGTTGTACAGTTCGGGCATCGATTCCACGCAATGTCTATTTGTATGAATCTATCGGATACCGCATAATAGACGAACAGATTGTCGTAAAGAGCCCCGACGTACATTTGGTAGTTTGGACAATGGCGAAGTCGATTTAA
- a CDS encoding MFS transporter encodes MAQQLEHASEQYMTQNTVALLWPAVTLLIGIFAIGMDELVISPLLIDVSNTFHSSLSVTALSVSIYGLTIAISAPIVSPLGDQIPRRTLMLGTLVGFIVASAVCAVAPNMLVLLIGRALSGMAAGAFVPSAYAYVGDSVPFTHRGRVMGVVLSGWAAALLIGVPFGGWVGGQLGWRATFVSIAILAVVATCLMFRLPQVHAVTDSSVQAREHESFMQACWKVVQIPGVLPLVLVTFCDMFGFYGAYTFLGSFVRSSQHFGTAVAGELIIPYGIGFALSPLTGRFADRFGHRRSLLIALFLLAAVLTSLPHLGQSVLFLTPVLLVWGIGQSTALTTLSTLLTEASQEHRGQVMGLYSFATNMAVALGSSLMGSIYTMYGYVSVGMVCAVISLIGAVLTITLRDN; translated from the coding sequence GTGGCTCAACAACTAGAACATGCTTCAGAACAATACATGACACAGAATACAGTTGCACTGTTATGGCCTGCGGTGACATTGCTCATTGGAATTTTTGCTATCGGCATGGACGAGTTGGTGATTTCACCATTGCTGATTGATGTGTCAAACACGTTCCACAGTTCATTAAGCGTCACGGCGCTATCGGTGAGCATCTACGGTCTCACGATTGCCATTTCTGCACCCATTGTTTCTCCACTTGGTGACCAAATCCCACGCCGTACACTAATGTTGGGTACATTGGTTGGATTCATTGTGGCCTCAGCAGTTTGTGCTGTTGCGCCCAACATGCTCGTTCTGCTTATCGGAAGAGCATTGTCCGGGATGGCAGCAGGTGCCTTTGTTCCGTCTGCATACGCATACGTAGGTGATAGCGTCCCCTTTACGCATCGGGGAAGAGTTATGGGTGTGGTACTGTCTGGTTGGGCGGCGGCACTGCTGATCGGTGTGCCCTTCGGTGGATGGGTTGGCGGACAATTGGGATGGAGAGCTACCTTTGTCTCAATTGCCATTCTCGCTGTAGTTGCCACATGCCTCATGTTTCGCCTTCCGCAAGTTCATGCGGTCACAGATTCAAGTGTTCAGGCACGGGAACATGAGAGTTTTATGCAAGCCTGTTGGAAAGTGGTTCAAATACCCGGCGTTTTGCCACTCGTATTGGTGACATTCTGCGATATGTTTGGCTTTTATGGGGCCTATACCTTTTTGGGGAGTTTCGTTCGCTCCTCACAACACTTTGGAACGGCAGTAGCCGGTGAACTTATCATACCATACGGAATCGGGTTTGCTTTGAGCCCCTTGACGGGGCGTTTCGCCGACCGCTTTGGTCACCGCAGGTCACTGCTTATCGCACTGTTCCTATTGGCAGCCGTTTTAACCTCACTTCCGCATCTAGGTCAGAGTGTCCTCTTTCTGACGCCGGTGCTCCTTGTCTGGGGTATTGGACAAAGCACTGCCTTGACGACCCTAAGTACACTTTTAACCGAAGCCTCCCAGGAACATCGTGGACAGGTGATGGGGTTATACAGTTTCGCAACCAACATGGCGGTGGCTTTGGGCTCCTCGCTGATGGGATCCATTTACACAATGTACGGATATGTATCTGTCGGCATGGTCTGTGCGGTCATCTCACTGATAGGGGCCGTATTAACAATTACTTTGCGAGACAATTGA